The genomic region CCATGGTCAACGTGTCCGATTGTACCAACGTTTACGTGTGGTTTAGAACGATCAAATTTAGCTTTACCCATTAGGAAAATCCTCCTTAAATTTTAAAATAAGTATAGAAAGATTTATATATGGGCTATGAAAACGATTCTCTCGTTTTCATAGCAACCACATTTCTATAAGTAGTTATACTTTATCATAAAGGCGAAATCAATTATTCACCTTTATTTTTTTTAATGATTTCATCAGAAATTGATTTTGGAACCTCTTCGTAATGGTCGAATTGCATTGTGAATACTCCACGGCCTTGTGTAGCAGAACGAAGAGTTGTAGCGTATCCAAACATTTCAGATAGTGGAACCATCGCGCGAACAACCTGAGCGTTACCGCGTGCTTCCATACCTTCAACACGACCGCGACGGGCAGTGATGTTACCCATGATATCGCCCATGTATTCTTCAGGAACGATGACTTCAACTTTCATCACTGGTTCAAGAATTACAGGGTTACATTTAGATGCTGCATTTTTAAGCGCCATAGAAGCAGCAATTTTAAATGCCATTTCACTGGAGTCAACATCATGGTAAGATCCATCAAACAATCTAGCTTTGATATCTACTAATGGGAACCCTGCTAATACTCCTCTTTCAAGAGCATCTTCAAGACCCGCTTCAACAGCTGGGATGTATTCACGCGGAACGACACCACCGACGATTCCATTTTCGAATTCGAAGCCTTTTCCTTCTTCGTTTGGAGAGAATTCAATCCAAACGTGTCCGTATTGTCCGCGTCCACCAGATTGACGGGCAAATTTACCTTCAACCTGTGCAGAAGAACGGAATGTTTCACGGTATGCCACCTGTGGTGCACCCACATTGGCTTCAACCTTGAATTCACGTTTCATACGGTCTACAAGGATATCTAAGTGAAGTTCTCCCATTCCGGCGATAATAACTTGTCCAGTTTCCTGATCAGTATATGCACGGAAAGTAGGGTCTTCTTCTTGAAGTTTTTGTAATGCTGTCGACATTTTATCTTGGTCAGCTTTAGATTTAGGTTCGATAGAAAGCTGGATTACTGGCTCTGGGAATTCCATTGATTCTAGGATTACTAGATTCTTCTCATCACAGAGAGTGTCACCAGTTGTTGTATCCTTTAAACCAACAGCTGCCGCGATATCTCCAGAATGTACCATAGAGATTTCTTCACGGTGGTTTGCGTGCATTTGCAGGATACGTCCTACACGTTCACGCTTACCTTTTGTTGAGTTTTGTACATATGAACCAGAACTTAATGTTCCAGAATATACACGGAAGAATGTAAGTTTACCAACATAAGGGTCAGTCATAACTTTAAATGCAAGAGCAGCAAATGGCTCTTCATCACTTGAATGACGTTCAACTACTTCATCTGAATCAGGCAGTGTACCTTTAATAGCTGGTACATCAAGTGGAGATGGAAGGTAGTCAATTACAGCATCTAGCATTAATTGTACACCTTTATTTTTAAAGGCAGATCCGCAAAGAACCGGATAGAATTCAACGTTAACAGTACCTTTACGAATAGCAGCTTTAATCTCTTCGTTCGTGAGTTCTTCACCGCCAAGATACTTTTCCATTAATTCTTCATCAAGCTCAGCTACCGCTTCAATTAATTTTTCGCGGTATTCTTCTGCTTGTGCTCGGTACTCTTCAGGAATTTCACGCTGTTCAATATCGGTACCTAAGTCGTTACCATAGAACGTTGCTTTCATTTCAACAAGGTCAATAATACCTTCAAATTGATCTTCAGCACCAATAGGAAGCTGAATAGGATGTGCATTAGCTTGTAAACGTTCATGGAGTGTTTTTACAGAGTACAGGAAGTCTGCACCGATTTTATCCATTTTGTTTACAAACACAACACGTGGTACTCCGTAAGTTGTCGCTTGACGCCAAACTGTTTCAGTTTGAGGTTCAACACCCGATTGGGCATCAAGAACTGCAACCGCACCATCTAATACACGCAATGAACGCTCAACTTCTACAGTGAAGTCCACGTGTCCTGGAGTGTCGATGATGTTTACGCGGTTCCCTTTCCATTGTGCAGTTGTTGCAGCAGATGTAATCGTAATTCCGCGTTCTTGTTCTTGCTCCATCCAGTCCATCTGAGATGCACCTTCATGAGTTTCGCCAATCTTGTGAATACGACCAGTGTAATAAAGAATACGCTCAGTTGTTGTTGTTTTACCAGCATCAATGTGAGCCATGATCCCTATATTACGCGTATTTTCTAAGGAGAACTCTCTGGCCATTTAGTCTTTCTCCTTCCTTTTCGTGTGGAATAATGATTTGTATTAAATAAGAAATATTACCAGCGATAGTGAGCAAACGCTTTGTTTGCTTCTGCCATTTTGTGAGTATCTTCACGTTTCTTAACAGCAGCTCCAGTGTTGTTAGCTGCATCAAGAATTTCGTTAGCAAGACGCTCTTCCATTGTTTTTTCACCGCGAAGACGCGCATAGTTTACTAACCAGCGCAAACCAAGTGTTGTACGACGGTCTGGGCGAACTTCAACTGGTACTTGGTAGTTTGAACCACCGACACGACGCGCACGCACTTCAAGAACAGGCATAATGTTTTTAAGAGCTTGGTCAAATACCTCCATAGGCTCTTTACCTGTACGTTCTTGAATAAGTTCAAAAGCTGAATAAAGAATCTTTTGAGATTTTCCTCTTTTACCGTCAATCATCATTTTGTTGATTAAACGAGTAACGAGTTTTGAATTATAAAGCGGATCTGGCAGTACATCTCTTTTTGCTACAGGTCCTTTACGTGGCATGATGTATCCTCCTTTCAAAGATGTTTTATGAAATCATTCTATTATTTTTTCTCTTTTGGTCTTTTTGTTCCGTATTTAGAACGACCTTGTTTACGTTCGTTAACTCCTGCAGTATCAAGAGCACCACGAACAATGTGATAACGTACCCCTGGCAAGTCCTTTACACGGCCGCCACGAATTAGTACAACACTGTGTTCTTGCAAATTGTGTCCGATACCAGGAATGTAAGCTGTAACTTCGATTCCGTTTGTTAAACGAACACGCGCATATTTACGCAATGCTGAGTTTGGTTTTTTCGGTGTCATTGTACCAACACGAGTACATACTCCACGCTTTTGTGGTGAAGAAAGGTTAGTTTGAGATTTTTTAAAGCTGTTATAACCTTTGTTAAGCGCTGGAGATTTTGATTTTTCCTCTTTAGTTTGACGCGGCTTGCGCACTAGTTGGTTAATAGTAGGCATCTGTTTGTGTCCTCCCTTCTTCATTTCTAATCTAGGTCCAAGTTCTAGTTCCACACATCCAGGTGGTTCATTTTTTGGACAAAAGAAAAGATTGCAACGAGAAATTGCAACATTCATTTCTCTTTAATAATCCCAACAGCAGTAGCTTTCACATCAATCCCACAAGCTTTTCCTAATCTTTGCATGGAGTCTACTCGTTGAATTGGGACATCGTGTTCTTCCGCAGCGGCCAATACAGGATTGGTTACCCTAGGATCTGCGTCAGCTGCCAGTACAACAGCTTTCACACGACCATTTTGAATAGCCTTGACTGTTTGTTTCGTTCCTACGACTATTTCTTTTGCAGTTGATACTTTTTCATAAGACACTTAAAGTTCCTCCAAAGCATCATTTTCGTAAGAAGCACCTTTGCTATAATATCATCCCGAAAGAATAAATGTCAACAATAGAAATAAATTTTTCAGTGTTAAAGAATCGTAAATTTCAATTTAAATGAATCATACTCGCGAAGAAGCTTTTTCTTCTTCACGAGTATGACTGAGTTGCTTATTTACTGAACACTTACTGGCTCATCTGCTGTTTGTTTTGTGATTTCAGGAGATGCCTTACGGTAG from Bacillus oleivorans harbors:
- the fusA gene encoding elongation factor G is translated as MAREFSLENTRNIGIMAHIDAGKTTTTERILYYTGRIHKIGETHEGASQMDWMEQEQERGITITSAATTAQWKGNRVNIIDTPGHVDFTVEVERSLRVLDGAVAVLDAQSGVEPQTETVWRQATTYGVPRVVFVNKMDKIGADFLYSVKTLHERLQANAHPIQLPIGAEDQFEGIIDLVEMKATFYGNDLGTDIEQREIPEEYRAQAEEYREKLIEAVAELDEELMEKYLGGEELTNEEIKAAIRKGTVNVEFYPVLCGSAFKNKGVQLMLDAVIDYLPSPLDVPAIKGTLPDSDEVVERHSSDEEPFAALAFKVMTDPYVGKLTFFRVYSGTLSSGSYVQNSTKGKRERVGRILQMHANHREEISMVHSGDIAAAVGLKDTTTGDTLCDEKNLVILESMEFPEPVIQLSIEPKSKADQDKMSTALQKLQEEDPTFRAYTDQETGQVIIAGMGELHLDILVDRMKREFKVEANVGAPQVAYRETFRSSAQVEGKFARQSGGRGQYGHVWIEFSPNEEGKGFEFENGIVGGVVPREYIPAVEAGLEDALERGVLAGFPLVDIKARLFDGSYHDVDSSEMAFKIAASMALKNAASKCNPVILEPVMKVEVIVPEEYMGDIMGNITARRGRVEGMEARGNAQVVRAMVPLSEMFGYATTLRSATQGRGVFTMQFDHYEEVPKSISDEIIKKNKGE
- the rpsG gene encoding 30S ribosomal protein S7, encoding MPRKGPVAKRDVLPDPLYNSKLVTRLINKMMIDGKRGKSQKILYSAFELIQERTGKEPMEVFDQALKNIMPVLEVRARRVGGSNYQVPVEVRPDRRTTLGLRWLVNYARLRGEKTMEERLANEILDAANNTGAAVKKREDTHKMAEANKAFAHYRW
- a CDS encoding 50S ribosomal protein L7ae-like protein is translated as MSYEKVSTAKEIVVGTKQTVKAIQNGRVKAVVLAADADPRVTNPVLAAAEEHDVPIQRVDSMQRLGKACGIDVKATAVGIIKEK
- the rpsL gene encoding 30S ribosomal protein S12, coding for MPTINQLVRKPRQTKEEKSKSPALNKGYNSFKKSQTNLSSPQKRGVCTRVGTMTPKKPNSALRKYARVRLTNGIEVTAYIPGIGHNLQEHSVVLIRGGRVKDLPGVRYHIVRGALDTAGVNERKQGRSKYGTKRPKEKK